ATGAGGATCTTGTCGTGCTGCATGGTGGGGCGGTCTGGGGGAGGAAAAGACAAAGGCCCGAACGCTTTGGCAGCGGGTTCGGGCCTGCGGTGGCTGGGTGCGTCAGTCGGCGCGGTAGTTGGGCGCTTCCTTGACGATCTGCACGTCGTGTACGTGCGACTCGCGGATGCCGGCAGCCGTGATCTCGACGAACTCGGCCTTGTCGTTCATCTCGGCGATGGTGGCGCAGCCGCAGTAGCCCATGGCCGCGCGCACGCCGCCGGCCATCTGGAACACGATGGAGACCATGCTGCCCTTGTAGGGCACGCGGCCTTCGATGCCCTCGGGCACCAGCTTGTCGGCGTTGGGGTTGCCGGTGGTGGCTTCCTGGAAGTAGCGGTCGGCGCTGCCCTGCTGCATGGCGCCGATGGAGCCCATGCCGCGGTAGCTCTTGTAGCTGCGGCCCTGGTAGAGGATGACCTCGCCGGGCGCTTCCTCGGTGCCGGCAAACATGCCCCCCATCATGATGGTGGAGGCGCCGGCGGCGATGGCCTTGGCAATGTCGCCCGAGAAGCGGATGCCGCCGTCAGCGATCAGCGGCACGCCCGTGCCCTTGAGGGCGGTGGCGACGCTGTCGATTGCCATGATCTGCGGCACGCCCACGCCGGCGACGATGCGCGTGGTGCAGATCGAACCGGGGCCGATGCCGACCTTCACGGCGTCGGCGCCGGCCTCGACCAGCGCCAGCGCCGCGGCGCCGGTGGCGATGTTGCCGCCGATCACATCGACCTGCGGATAGTTCTGCTTGACCCAGCGCACGCGTTCGATCACGCCCTTGCTGTGGCCGTGCGCCGTGTCCACCACCAGCGCATCGACGCCGGCGCGCACCAAGAGCTCCACGCGCTCCTCGGTACCCGGGCCCACGCCCACGGCGGCGGCCACGCGCAGGCTGCCGGCAGCGTCGCGTGCGGCGTTGGGGAAGATGGTCTGCTTGTTGATGTCCTTGACGGTGATCAAGCCCTTGAGCTCGAAGGCGTCGTTCACCACCAGCAGGCGTTCAAGCTTGTGGCGATTGAGCAGGGCCTTGGCCTGCTGGGGGGTGGTGCCGTCCTTTTCATTGACGGTGATCAGCTTCTCGCGCGGGGTCATGATCTCGCGGACCTTGACGTCGTAGCGTGTCTCGAAGCGCACGTCGCGGCTGGTGACGATGCCGATCACCTTGCCGCCGTCGCACACCGGAAAGCCCGAGATGCCCAGGTTTTCCGACAGCTCAAGCACCTGCAGCACGGTGTGCTCGGGGGTGATGACCACCGGATCGTGCACCACGCCGGATTCATGGCGCTTGACCTTGGAGACTTCCGCCGCCTGCTGCTCGGCCGTCATGTTCTTGTGGATGACGCCAATGCCCCCTTCCTGCGCGATGGCGATGGCCAGGCGCGCCTCGGTCACGGTGTCCATGGCGGCGGACACCAGCGGCAGATTCAGGGAGATATTGCGCGTGAAGCGCGTGGCGAGAGAGGTGTCCTTGGGCAGGACCTGGGAGTACGCCGGCACCAGCAACACATCGTCGAAGGTGAGCGCTTTTCCGAGTAGGCGCATGTGATCAAGCTCCAAAAAAACGATTGTACCCGCCGTGCGACAGCGCTGTGGTGGCCGCAAAGGCACGCGGCTACACTGCCCTGCATGACACGCAAACAGCTTTTCCTGCTCGCGCTGGCCTGCACCTGGGCACTGGGCGCATCGGCGCAGTGGCAGTGGATCGACAAGGACGGCCGCAAGGTTTTCAGCGACCGTCCGCCGCCGCAAGAGGTGCCGGACAGGAGCATCCTCAAGCAGCCCACGCTGCGCGGGGCCGCGCCGGCGGCTGGCGCCTCGACTGCGGCTCAGCAAGGCGATGCCGCTGCACCGGCCGCGGCGCCGGCTGCTGCTGCCTCCAGCGGCCGCGACCAGCAGCTGGAGGACAAGAAGGCCAAGGCGGAAGCCGCCGAGGCGGCGCGCAAGCAGGCCGAGGAAAAGGCCCAGGCCGATCGCCAGGCCAAGGCCCGCGCCGAGAACTGCGCCCGCGCCCGCCAGTCCAGCAACACCCTGTCGTCGGGCGCTCCCATGGCGCACACCAACGCCCAGGGCGAGCGTGGCTTCATGGATGAGGCCACCCGCGCCGCCGAACTGCGCCGGGCGCAGGCCATCATGGCCTCGGACTGCAAATAGCCGCGCGCGTCACGCCACCCCAGCAAGCCACTGCCGCGCAGTGGCTTTTTCTTGGGTGCGACCTGGCGGCCTCAGTAGCCCTGCTTGGCGCCCGAGCGGCGCTGGGCAAACAGGCCCGCCGCGCGCGCGCCCTGGCTGGCAAAACGCTGTCGCCGGGCCACCTTGGGGTCCACGGTCAAGGTACGGCAGCCTTCCACCCGGTCGCCATCACGCAGCGCATCGCCCGGCTGCGCGCTGCAGCCCCAGATGCCGAAAGCCAGAAGGGCCAGGTCTGGCGGCCGCAGCCCGGCGGCTGCCAGAGCCTGGGCAACGGTGGCGCCCGGTGGCAGCTGCAGCGCCCACTCCTGCGTCTGGCCCGGCTGCAGCGACACGCACACCACCACCCGCAGCGGCGCCAGCGCTGGCGCTTCAGCCATAGACCTGCTCGGCCCGCTTGATGAAAGCATCCACCAGTGTGGCGGCGATGCGGTCGAACACCGGCCCGACCAGGGCTGCCAGCGTGCGGCTGTCAAAGCCGTAGCGCAGCGTCAGCTCGACCTTGCAGGCGCGCTGCGTGCCGTCGCCCACGGGATGGAACTGCCAGTCGCCGTCCAGTTGCGAGAATGGCCCCTCGACCAGTTCCATCTTCACCCGGCGGCCGGCCTCGTGCGTGTTGCGGGTGACGAAGGATTTCCGGATGCCGCTGAAGGCGATGCCGACCTCGGCGGTCATGCCGCTTTCATCTTCGGACAGCACGCGGGCGTGGTCGCACCAGGGCAAGAACTGCGGGTAGCGCGCCACGTCGGTGACCAGGGCATACATTTCTTCGGGGCTGTACCAGATCAGGACGGACTTGTTGACAGTTTTCATGAGAAGGCAGTGTGCTGGGACACGCCCCCTAAAATCGACGGCGCGAGACGACAAGCATTGTAGGGAAGGCGTTTGAATCTTCCGGTCCGCGCCTCATCTACGACATCCATGGCCAAAAAACCTGATCCATCGCCCCGCATCGCCGAAAACAAGAAGGCGGCCTATAGCTATTTCTTCGAAGAACGCCACGAAGCCGGCATGGTGCTGCAAGGCTGGGAGGTCAAGGCGCTGCGCGAAGGCAAGGCGCAGCTGACCGACGGCTACGTCGTCGTCAAGGAAGGCGAGCTGTACCTGATCGGCTGCCAGATCAACCCGCTCAGGACCGCATCGACCCACGTCAGCCCCGACGCGGCGCGCACCAAGAAGCTGCTGATGCACAAGGACGAGATCCGGCGCCTGATCGGCAAGGTGGAACAAAAGGGCTACACCCTGGTGCCGCTCAAGCTGTACTGGAAGGATGGCCGGGCCAAGTGCGAGATCGCCCTGGCCAAGGGCAAGGCCGAGCACGACAAGCGCGACACCATCAAGGAGCGCGAGGGCAAGCGCGAGGTGGAGCGCGTCATGAAGAGCCGCCACCGCTGAGCGCAGCAGACGGCCTGTTTCCTGACAGCGCCTGTCCGGCAGCCGTTTCTACACTGAGGCGTTTCAACCCAGGAGCGTCAGATGAAAACCTTCTTCGCCACGGCCGCCCTTGTGGGCGCCGCATTGCTGACCGGCTGCGCCAGCGGCCCGTTCTCGCACGAACGCAAGGCCGACAGCGCCGCGGCGCACGACATGCCCACGCGCGCGGCCGACGGGCGCCTGGTCGGCCCCAACGGCAACACCCTGTACACCTATGCCAAGGACAGCCAGGGCATGTCGGCCTGCAGCGACCAGTGCGCCGTGAACTGGCCGCCGCTGGCCGTTGCCCCGGCCGCCAAGCCCATGGGCGACTACACCATCGTCACGCGCGCCGACGGCACGCGCCAGTGGGCCTACAAGGGCCAGCCGCTGTATTACTTTGTGAAGGACAGCCGGGCCGGCGACATGGCCGGTGAAGGCGTGGGCGGCAACTGGCGCACCGTGCGCCCCTGACCTGCCGCCTCTGAGGCAAAAAAAGGCCACGCCGGCTCTGGCGTGGCCTTTTTTGCGTCAGCGCAGTGCTGCCAGGGGGTGGGCGTGCGCCGGCCAGGGGCTCTGGAAGAACGCCCGCACCAGTTCGGCCGGCACGTCTTCGACGCGCCCGGGGTTCCACTGGGGAGCATGGTCCTTGTCCACGGCCAGGGCGCGGATGCCCTCCACCGTCTCGCTCTGGCCCGGGCGCAGGTAAAAGCAGTGGCGCACCATGTCGCGCTCCATGCGCAGGTCGTCAGCCAGGCTCATGTCACGGGCGCGGCGGATCTGCTCCAGCACCACGTGCAGCATCAGCGGCGAGCGCTTGCGCAGCATCTGCGCCGTGGCGCGCTCCCATTCGCCATCGGCCGCCTCCAGCGCCTGCACGATGGCGGTGGCATCAGGCAGTGCGAAATATTGGTCAATTTCGGCTCTGGCGCTTACCTGGCCTGCGCCAGCAGCTACAAATTTGGAAGCAACAAAGTCCTGCACTGCCTGGCCATTGCCAAACTGCTGGGTGCCCAGCGCCTCCCACACGGCCGCCTGCTGGTCCGCAGGCAGCAGGCCGTCGGCCAGATCGAAGGCAATGGCATCGGCCGCGCCGATGGTCTCGCCCGTCAGCGCCAGCCATTCGCCCACGCGCCCCGGGCAGCGCGACAGGAAATAGCCGCCGCCCACATCGGGGAACAGGCCGATGATGGTCTCGGGCATGGCCATCTTGGTGCGCTCGGTGACGATGCGCAGGCTGCCGCCCTCGCTGATGCCCATGCCTCCGCCCATGACGATGCCGTCCATGAAGGCGATGTAGGGCTTGCCGAGGGTGTGGATCAGGTGGTTGAGGGCGTATTCCTCGGTGAAGAAATCCTCCAGTTCGGGGTTGCCCGTGCTGCCTGCGGCGTGCAGAAAGCGGATATCGCCGCCCGCGCAGAAGGCGCCGAAGGCACCCTCGCGCCCATTGCCGCGGATGGCCACGGCCAGCACCCGGTCGTCGTGCTGCCAGGCCAGCAGCGCGGCCATCAGGTCGCGCACCATGCCCAGCGACAGCGCGTTCAGCGCCTTCGGGCGGTTCAAAGTGATGCAGCCGACCTGCCCCCGCACCTCGGCCACGATCTCGCCGCTCTTCATCTCCATCATGTTGGTTGCTCCTTCCATCCAAGCAGTTCGTTGAAAACCAGTGCGGCGATGACCAGCGTGCCACCCATCAGGACGGCCGTTGCCGGACGCTCGCCCGCACCCACCCAGGCCAGCAGGATGCCGAAGATGACCTCCAGCAGGCCCAGCAGGGCAATCTCGGGCGCCTTGAGCACGCGCCCGCAATAGACAACCAGCACGCACGGGATGGCCAGCTGCACCAGGCCCAGCAGCGCCAGCAACGCCAGGTCGCGCCCCGAAGCGGCAAACGGCAGGGCCCAGGGCAGCGTGGCCAGCGCCGACAGCGCCGCGCCGATGAACACCGCCGGCACCAGGTCCACCGCGTGGCCCTGGGCCTGCGCGCGCTGCACCGCCGTCCAGTTGATGGCGGCGGCCACCGGAATGCACAGCGCCACGGCCAGCCCCACGGGCGAGAGGTGGGCGACTTCGGCGCCATACATCCAGACGATGCCGGCGCCGGCCATGGCGATCGCGCCCCAGGTGCGCGGCGCGATGCGGTGGCCAATGAACACCCGCGCCACCAGCGCGGTGAGCAGCGGCCCGGCGGCCATGGTGACCAGCACGTTGGCCACGGGCATGAGGGTGATGCCGACCATGAAGGCGGTGAACATCACGCTCCAGCACACCCCCGACAGCCACAGCGGCGCGCTGGCGCGCAGCACCGGCGCAAAGGCCGTGCGCCCGCGCAGCAGCGGCAGGATGACGAGCAGCGACAGCAGCATGAAGAAGCTGCGCCAGAAGGTGATCTCGAAGCTGCGCGCCTGCTCCAGGTGGCGCGTGACGACGCCGGCGATCGACCACATGAGCGCGGCGGCCGCCATCAGCCACACCGCGCGGCCATGCGTGAGGCCAACGGGCGTGGCAGCAGGAACGCTCAGCGTGACGCCCACGGCATCAGGCGCCGTCGCGGCTGGCGCGCTTGCGCTCGTGTTCCTTCAGGTGGCGCTTGCGCAGGCGGATGCTCTTGGGCGTGATCTCCACCAGCTCGTCGTCCTCGATAAACTCCACGCCGTATTCCAGCGTCAGGTCGATCGGCGGCGTGATCTTGATGGCGTCTTCCTTGCCGGACACGCGGAAGTTGGTCAGCTGCTTGGTGCGCGTGGCGTTCACTACCAGGTCGTTGTCGCGGTTGTGCACGCCGACGATCATGCCCTCGTACACCGGGTCGTTGGCACGCACGAACATGCGGCCGCGGTCATCCAGCTTGCCCAACGCATAGGTGAAGATTTCGCCGTCATCCATGGAGATCAGCACGCCGTTCTTGCGCCCGCCGATGTCGCCGCGGTGCGGCTCGTAGCCGTCGAAGATGTTGCTGATCAGGCCGGAGCCGCGCGTCAGGTTCAGGAATTCGTTGGTAAAACCGATCAGGCCGCGCGCCGGGATGCGGTATTCCAGCCGCACGCGCCCGCGTCCGTCGGGTTCCATGTTCACCAGCTCGCCCTTGCGCTCGCCCAGCGCCTGCATCACGCCGCCCTGGTGGCCTTCCTCGATGTCAGCCGTGACGAGTTCGATCGGCTCGCAGCGCTCGCCATCGATCTCCTTGAAGACCACGCGCGGCTTGCCGACGGCCATCTCATAGCCCTCGCGGCGCATCTCCTCCAGCAGGATGGTCAGGTGCAGCTCGCCACGGCCGGCGAGTTCGAACACGCCGTCTTCGGCAGTTTCCTTGACGCGCAGGGCGACGTTGGAGCGCAGCTCCTTTTGCAGCCGGTCCCAGATCTGGCGGCTGGTGACGAACTTGCCCTCGCGCCCGGCCAGCGGCGAGGTATTGACGCCGAGGTTCATGGTCAAGGTCGGCTCATCGATCTTGAGCATGGGCAGCGGATTGGGCTTTGCCGGATCGGTGATGGTCTCGCCAATGCCGACGTTCTCGATGCCGTTGATGAGCACGATCTCGCCGGGGCCGGCTTCGCTGACCTGCACCCGGTCCAGGCCCTGGAACTGGTGGATCTGGTTGACTCGGCCCTTGTAGCTGTCGCCATCGACACCATGCATGACCAGCACGTCCTGGCCGGCGTGCAGCACGCCCGAGTTGATGCGGCCCACGCCGATACGGCCGACGAAGGTGGAGTAGTCCAGTGCCGAAATCTGCAGCTGCAGCGGCGCAGCCGCGTCGCCGCCGGCTACCGGCACGTGACTCAGGACAGTGTCAAACAGCGCCGACATGTCCGGGCCCCACTGCTCGCCAGGCTGGCCCTGCTCCAGCGCGCTCCAGCCGTTGATGCCGGAGGCATAGACCACGGGGAAGTCCAGCTGCTCGTCGGTCGCGCCCAGCTTGTCGAACAGGTCGAAGGCGGCGTTCACCACCTTGTCGGGGTTGGCGCCGGGCTTGTCCACCTTGTTGACCACGACGATGGGCTTCAGGCCCAGGGCCAGCGCCTTCTTGGTGACGAAGCGCGTCTGCGGCATGGGGCCTTCCTGCGCGTCGATCAGCAGCACCACGCCGTCCACCATGGACAGCGCGCGCTCCACCTCGCCGCCGAAATCCGCGTGGCCGGGCGTGTCCAGGATGTTGATGTGCGTGCCCTTCCAGGAGGCAGCGCAGTTCTTGGCCAGGATGGTGATGCCACGCTCGCGTTCGATGGCGTTGTTGTCCATCACGGTGTCCACGACTTTCTCGTGGGCGGCAAAGGTGCCCGACTGGCGCAGCAGCTGGTCCACCATGGTGGTCTTGCCATGGTCCACGTGGGCGATGATGGCGATGTTGCGGATTTGTTTGCTCATAGCGTTTGCTTGCGGTCTGTGTTGAATGTGCCGCGCTCAAGGGGTGATGTGGTCGGCGCGCGGCGCGCCTTGCAGGATTTGCTGAATCTCCAGCGGGCTGAGCAGCCGGTCAGGTATCAGCTCGCCGCCGCTCACGTGGCCCACGCCCAGCAGCGCATGCGGCTGCTCGGCGTACACCGCCACGGCCGGCGCGTCGGGCCAGGGCCCGCGCCGGCGCAGGCCCGACAGGAAGCGCCCGGCCTCCTGCTCGTCCAGCGTGATGGTGGCGTGGCCGGCCAGCAGCGTCTGCGCCGGCTGCACCTGGGCCAGGCGCTGGTCCTCGTCCATGGCCTGCAGCTGCTCCAGGGTGATGCAGCGCTCCACGCCGAGGCCGCCGGTGTCGATGCGCCGCAGGAACACCAGGTGCGCACCGCATCCCAGGGCCTGGCCGATGTCCTCGCCCAGCGTGCGGATGTAGGTGCCTTTGCTGCAGGTCACTCTTATTTTGATAGCGGCTTGCGCTTCGCCAGTCTGGGTTAGAGCCAGATTCATCTTGAAAATCTCGACGTCGCGTGCGGGCCGCTCCACCTCCAGGCCGGCACGGGCGTACTCATACAGCGCGCGTCCGTCCTTCTTGAGGGCGCTGTGCATGGGTGGCACCTGGCGGATGGGGCCGGTGAACTGCGCCTGCACGGCAGCCAGCCGCTCGTCGGTGAGCTGCGCCGAATCGACCGAGCGCTGCTCGAGCACCTGCCCTTCCGCGTCGCCCGTGCTGGTGGTCGTGCCCAGCAGGGCGATGGCCTCGTAGGTTTTGGGCGCGTGCAGCTGCAAGGCGCTGAACTTGGTGGCAGCGCCAAAACACAACGGCAGCACGCCGGTGGCCAGCGGGTCGAGCGTGCCGGTATGCCCGGCTTTCTCGGCGCGCAGCAACCACTTGGCCTTTTGCAAGGCGTCGTTGGACGACAGCCCCAGGGGCTTGTCCAGCAGCAGCACTCCGTGCACCGGGCGCCGCTGCACCCGGATGCGGGGAGCGCGCGCGGTCATCGTTCGTCGTCGTCCTTGGAGCGCGAGGCCACGGCGCGCGCGATCAGCGCGTTCATGTCAGCCGCGCGCTCGGGCGTGCGGTCATACATGAAATGCAGCGTGGGCACGGTGTGGATGTGCAGCCGCTTGAACAGGCCGTTGCGCAGAAAGCCCGCGGCTTGGTTCAGGGCTTCCTGAGTGCCGTCGACATCGCCCACGAGCACGCTGAAGAACACTTTGGCGTGCGCGTAGTCGGGCGTGACTTCCACCGCTTGTACGGTGACCATGCCGATGCGCGGGTCCTTCAACTCGCGGATCAGCTCGGTCAGGTCGCGCTGGATCTGGTCCGCGACCTTGAAGCTGCGGTTGGGCGTGGAGGACTTCTTCGCTGCCATGGCTTACAGGGTCCGCGCGATTTCCTTGATGTCGAAGAACTCCAGCTGATCACCCTCGCGGATGTCGTTGTAGTTCTTGAGCTTGATACCGCACTCGAAGCCTTCGCGCACTTCCTTGACGTCGTCCTTGATGCGACGCAGCGACTCCACCTCGCCGGTGTAGATGACCACGTTGTCGCGCAGCAGGCGAAAGCGTGCATTGCGGTGCACGAAGCCCTGCGTGATGTAGGAGCCGGCCACGGTGCCGATCTTGGAGGCCACGAACACCGTGCGGATCTCGGCCATGCCGATGATTTCCTCGCGCTGCTCGGGTGCCAGCATGCCGGACATGGCCACCTTCAGCTCTTCCACGGCGTCGTAGATGACACCGTAGTAGCGCAGGTCCACACCATGCGTCTCGGCCAGCTTGCGGGCACCGGCGTCGGCGCGCACGTTGAAGCCGATGACGATGGCCTTGGAGGCCAGGGCCAGGTTCACGTCGGATTCGCTGATAGCGCCCACGCCGGTGTACACCAGCTGCACCTTGACCTCGTCGGTGGAGAGCTTGAGCAGCGACTGGCCCAGCGCTTCCTGAGAGCCTTGCACGTCCGCCTTGATGATGATGGGCAGGTGCTGCACCTCGCCCGCCTGCATGTCGGCGAACATGTTTTCCAGCTTGGCCGCCTGCTGGCGGGCCAGCTTGGTGTTGCGGAACTTGCCAGCGCGGTAGGTGGCGATTTCACGGGCGCGGCGCTCATCGGCCAGCACCATGAAGTCATCGCCGGCCTGGGGCACTTCGGTCAGGCCCTGGATTTCCACCGGAATGGACGGGCCGGCTTCCTTGCTGGTGCGGCCGTTCTCGTCGCTCATGGCGCGCACGCGGC
The DNA window shown above is from Pulveribacter suum and carries:
- the guaB gene encoding IMP dehydrogenase, with amino-acid sequence MRLLGKALTFDDVLLVPAYSQVLPKDTSLATRFTRNISLNLPLVSAAMDTVTEARLAIAIAQEGGIGVIHKNMTAEQQAAEVSKVKRHESGVVHDPVVITPEHTVLQVLELSENLGISGFPVCDGGKVIGIVTSRDVRFETRYDVKVREIMTPREKLITVNEKDGTTPQQAKALLNRHKLERLLVVNDAFELKGLITVKDINKQTIFPNAARDAAGSLRVAAAVGVGPGTEERVELLVRAGVDALVVDTAHGHSKGVIERVRWVKQNYPQVDVIGGNIATGAAALALVEAGADAVKVGIGPGSICTTRIVAGVGVPQIMAIDSVATALKGTGVPLIADGGIRFSGDIAKAIAAGASTIMMGGMFAGTEEAPGEVILYQGRSYKSYRGMGSIGAMQQGSADRYFQEATTGNPNADKLVPEGIEGRVPYKGSMVSIVFQMAGGVRAAMGYCGCATIAEMNDKAEFVEITAAGIRESHVHDVQIVKEAPNYRAD
- a CDS encoding DUF4124 domain-containing protein, which codes for MTRKQLFLLALACTWALGASAQWQWIDKDGRKVFSDRPPPQEVPDRSILKQPTLRGAAPAAGASTAAQQGDAAAPAAAPAAAASSGRDQQLEDKKAKAEAAEAARKQAEEKAQADRQAKARAENCARARQSSNTLSSGAPMAHTNAQGERGFMDEATRAAELRRAQAIMASDCK
- a CDS encoding RnfH family protein produces the protein MAEAPALAPLRVVVCVSLQPGQTQEWALQLPPGATVAQALAAAGLRPPDLALLAFGIWGCSAQPGDALRDGDRVEGCRTLTVDPKVARRQRFASQGARAAGLFAQRRSGAKQGY
- a CDS encoding type II toxin-antitoxin system RatA family toxin — its product is MKTVNKSVLIWYSPEEMYALVTDVARYPQFLPWCDHARVLSEDESGMTAEVGIAFSGIRKSFVTRNTHEAGRRVKMELVEGPFSQLDGDWQFHPVGDGTQRACKVELTLRYGFDSRTLAALVGPVFDRIAATLVDAFIKRAEQVYG
- the smpB gene encoding SsrA-binding protein SmpB; translated protein: MAKKPDPSPRIAENKKAAYSYFFEERHEAGMVLQGWEVKALREGKAQLTDGYVVVKEGELYLIGCQINPLRTASTHVSPDAARTKKLLMHKDEIRRLIGKVEQKGYTLVPLKLYWKDGRAKCEIALAKGKAEHDKRDTIKEREGKREVERVMKSRHR
- a CDS encoding COG4315 family predicted lipoprotein, producing MKTFFATAALVGAALLTGCASGPFSHERKADSAAAHDMPTRAADGRLVGPNGNTLYTYAKDSQGMSACSDQCAVNWPPLAVAPAAKPMGDYTIVTRADGTRQWAYKGQPLYYFVKDSRAGDMAGEGVGGNWRTVRP
- a CDS encoding enoyl-CoA hydratase/isomerase family protein; protein product: MEMKSGEIVAEVRGQVGCITLNRPKALNALSLGMVRDLMAALLAWQHDDRVLAVAIRGNGREGAFGAFCAGGDIRFLHAAGSTGNPELEDFFTEEYALNHLIHTLGKPYIAFMDGIVMGGGMGISEGGSLRIVTERTKMAMPETIIGLFPDVGGGYFLSRCPGRVGEWLALTGETIGAADAIAFDLADGLLPADQQAAVWEALGTQQFGNGQAVQDFVASKFVAAGAGQVSARAEIDQYFALPDATAIVQALEAADGEWERATAQMLRKRSPLMLHVVLEQIRRARDMSLADDLRMERDMVRHCFYLRPGQSETVEGIRALAVDKDHAPQWNPGRVEDVPAELVRAFFQSPWPAHAHPLAALR
- a CDS encoding DMT family transporter, translating into MAAAALMWSIAGVVTRHLEQARSFEITFWRSFFMLLSLLVILPLLRGRTAFAPVLRASAPLWLSGVCWSVMFTAFMVGITLMPVANVLVTMAAGPLLTALVARVFIGHRIAPRTWGAIAMAGAGIVWMYGAEVAHLSPVGLAVALCIPVAAAINWTAVQRAQAQGHAVDLVPAVFIGAALSALATLPWALPFAASGRDLALLALLGLVQLAIPCVLVVYCGRVLKAPEIALLGLLEVIFGILLAWVGAGERPATAVLMGGTLVIAALVFNELLGWKEQPT
- the typA gene encoding translational GTPase TypA; the encoded protein is MSKQIRNIAIIAHVDHGKTTMVDQLLRQSGTFAAHEKVVDTVMDNNAIERERGITILAKNCAASWKGTHINILDTPGHADFGGEVERALSMVDGVVLLIDAQEGPMPQTRFVTKKALALGLKPIVVVNKVDKPGANPDKVVNAAFDLFDKLGATDEQLDFPVVYASGINGWSALEQGQPGEQWGPDMSALFDTVLSHVPVAGGDAAAPLQLQISALDYSTFVGRIGVGRINSGVLHAGQDVLVMHGVDGDSYKGRVNQIHQFQGLDRVQVSEAGPGEIVLINGIENVGIGETITDPAKPNPLPMLKIDEPTLTMNLGVNTSPLAGREGKFVTSRQIWDRLQKELRSNVALRVKETAEDGVFELAGRGELHLTILLEEMRREGYEMAVGKPRVVFKEIDGERCEPIELVTADIEEGHQGGVMQALGERKGELVNMEPDGRGRVRLEYRIPARGLIGFTNEFLNLTRGSGLISNIFDGYEPHRGDIGGRKNGVLISMDDGEIFTYALGKLDDRGRMFVRANDPVYEGMIVGVHNRDNDLVVNATRTKQLTNFRVSGKEDAIKITPPIDLTLEYGVEFIEDDELVEITPKSIRLRKRHLKEHERKRASRDGA
- the truB gene encoding tRNA pseudouridine(55) synthase TruB; translation: MTARAPRIRVQRRPVHGVLLLDKPLGLSSNDALQKAKWLLRAEKAGHTGTLDPLATGVLPLCFGAATKFSALQLHAPKTYEAIALLGTTTSTGDAEGQVLEQRSVDSAQLTDERLAAVQAQFTGPIRQVPPMHSALKKDGRALYEYARAGLEVERPARDVEIFKMNLALTQTGEAQAAIKIRVTCSKGTYIRTLGEDIGQALGCGAHLVFLRRIDTGGLGVERCITLEQLQAMDEDQRLAQVQPAQTLLAGHATITLDEQEAGRFLSGLRRRGPWPDAPAVAVYAEQPHALLGVGHVSGGELIPDRLLSPLEIQQILQGAPRADHITP
- the rbfA gene encoding 30S ribosome-binding factor RbfA codes for the protein MAAKKSSTPNRSFKVADQIQRDLTELIRELKDPRIGMVTVQAVEVTPDYAHAKVFFSVLVGDVDGTQEALNQAAGFLRNGLFKRLHIHTVPTLHFMYDRTPERAADMNALIARAVASRSKDDDER